One region of Leishmania panamensis strain MHOM/PA/94/PSC-1 chromosome 28 sequence genomic DNA includes:
- a CDS encoding hypothetical protein (TriTrypDB/GeneDB-style sysID: LpmP.28.3100), translating into MHRNRNRRKGPPEGRSVQNVLSTDGIPPGTFAVIDPLSKRLFIPLESMLDTRAMHRKGVPSLCRVFLEGRCRQGTNCFQAHANIDLVLELRAKALAVPTCCALHGSPSDMSGIDPTLRLVVRNDDGETVGLARLRQALVTNGLRTLIAAQVSAVGMPAPVDVVVSTAALCRSHSGADGSPCCRFEGECNFVHLCRHVVAQINQRREAVKAEEHLAAPVLAVGKHSETCQDEFMTVPDMASNRPTSSPLQLRSQPASTVMVPMSVSANLGVTPSIRFDPLALAVTAPSAMPDSGALLMGRSPLMSRSFSSTPSGLVWRHNPYNSSHASSVIET; encoded by the coding sequence ATGCATCGCAACCGCAACCGGCGGAAAGGGCCGCCGGAGGGCCGCTCAGTGCAGAACGTACTGAGCACTGATGGAATTCCACCAGGCACGTTTGCCGTGATCGACCCCCTCAGTAAGCGCCTGTTTATCCCTTTAGAGTCCATGCTCGACACACGCGCGATGCACCGCAAGGGCGTGCCTTCGCTCTGCCGGGTATTCCTGGAGGGTCGGTGTCGGCAGGGCACGAACTGTTTCCAAGCGCACGCCAATATAGATCTAGTGCTCGAATTGCGGGCCAAAGCGCTCGCGGTGCCGACGTGTTGTGCCCTTCACGGCTCCCCGAGCGACATGTCAGGCATCGACCCCACCCTGCGGCTGGTCGTGCGGAATGACGACGGCGAGACGGTAGGGTTGGCGCGACTGCGACAGGCCCTGGTGACCAACGGACTGCGCACTCTCATTGCCGCTCAGGTGAGCGCCGTTGGCATGCCGGCACCGGTTGATGTAGTTGTGTCAACAGCGGCGCTCTGCCGGTCTCACAGCGGTGCTGATGGGTCGCCCTGTTGCCGCTTCGAGGGAGAATGCAATTTTGTGCACTTGTGCCGCCACGTTGTGGCCCAAATTAATCAGCGAAGGGAAGCGGTCAAGGCGGAGGAACACCTCGCTGCGCCGGTGTTGGCTGTAGGAAAGCACTCCGAAACCTGTCAAGACGAGTTCATGACGGTCCCAGACATGGCATCCAATCgccccacctcctcgccgctgcagctgcgctcgcAGCCGGCGTCAACAGTGATGGTGCCAATGAGCGTGAGCGCCAACCTTGGCGTCACCCCATCAATCCGCTTCGACCCCCTTGCGCTCGCGGTGACAGCGCCGAGCGCGATGCCAGACAGCGGCGCTCTGTTGATGGGCCGATCCCCGTTGATGTCAAGATCCTTCAGCTCCACTCCCTCAGGACTGGTGTGGCGCCACAACCCGTATAACTCCTCTCACGCCTCCTCTGTCATAGAGACCTGA